The Parashewanella tropica genome window below encodes:
- a CDS encoding patatin-like phospholipase family protein has product MNKNIALVLGGGGARAAYQVGVLKAIVEDYPRNHSIPFDILSGSSAGAINATSIATHASCFHLGVKKLSYVWGNFKTEKVYKTSFSGVMSHFAKMLLKSLQARTINPEPGSLLNNEPLRILLNEVMDFKRVDRNIDRGALKALSIDVSSYNDNKSYSFFQANNSIENWTRLRRVGKRTQLYTAHLLASSAIPMVFPSVRINQSFYGDGSIHQVSPLSSPIHLGADKLLIINLGFSSEEKANSLTTHPSISSIAGHLLDTIFSDTLNSDLERIEHINETIRLMAEDKKNQYSLKPIETLVIKPSQDLSDIAVKYYQRMPLAIRLMLRFFGINRYSQSSIISYLLFESEYTKELMELGYQDGKAQINQIRKFLNKSQ; this is encoded by the coding sequence ATGAATAAAAACATTGCATTAGTTTTGGGTGGCGGTGGCGCTAGAGCGGCTTATCAAGTCGGTGTTCTCAAAGCAATAGTTGAAGACTATCCACGCAATCATAGTATACCTTTTGATATTCTTTCTGGTTCTTCAGCAGGAGCCATCAATGCCACATCTATTGCAACTCATGCCTCTTGTTTTCATCTTGGAGTTAAAAAACTCAGCTATGTATGGGGAAATTTTAAAACTGAAAAAGTCTACAAGACCTCATTTTCTGGAGTTATGTCTCACTTTGCAAAAATGCTACTAAAAAGCCTGCAAGCCCGTACCATCAATCCAGAGCCAGGAAGCTTACTTAACAATGAGCCATTAAGAATATTATTAAATGAAGTTATGGACTTTAAACGTGTAGATAGAAATATCGACAGGGGCGCATTAAAAGCCTTAAGTATTGATGTTTCTAGTTATAACGACAATAAGTCTTACTCATTTTTTCAGGCAAACAATTCGATTGAAAACTGGACTCGGCTACGACGTGTCGGAAAAAGAACCCAGCTATATACCGCTCACCTTTTAGCTAGCTCTGCTATTCCTATGGTGTTCCCTTCTGTGCGCATTAATCAAAGCTTTTATGGAGATGGCTCTATACACCAAGTTTCGCCTTTATCTTCCCCTATCCATTTAGGAGCAGATAAATTATTGATCATTAATTTGGGATTTTCCTCAGAAGAAAAAGCCAATTCTTTGACGACACATCCCAGCATATCTTCTATTGCAGGTCATCTGCTAGATACCATCTTTTCTGACACTCTCAACAGTGATCTTGAGCGTATTGAACACATTAATGAGACAATAAGGCTGATGGCTGAAGATAAAAAAAATCAATACTCATTAAAACCAATAGAAACCTTAGTCATCAAGCCAAGCCAAGATTTATCGGACATCGCAGTTAAATACTACCAACGTATGCCTTTAGCTATCAGGCTTATGCTGAGGTTTTTTGGTATTAATCGATATTCTCAATCCAGCATCATTTCGTATTTGTTGTTTGAAAGCGAATACACCAAAGAGCTCATGGAACTAGGATATCAAGATGGCAAAGCACAAATTAATCAAATCAGAAAGTTTCTAAACAAGTCACAGTAA
- a CDS encoding MFS transporter gives MNTNSKQIRLISLLNVGHFLTHYLVLIYPTLALFLIKPWHMSYSELLKLGSLSALMYGVGVLPSGWLSDKFGRGKMMLVFFFGSALACFAAGLSQNSFQLTISIGFIGLFSAIYHPVGLSIIYGASNKAGRVLAINGVFGNLGMAVAAFATSLIASNLDWRWALYLPGTLCLLAGLFYISHTRCNVEYQKQSHASQLDLPLTKMRWIFTCILITASCGGLVFNSLTTGLPKILRVESSFSTASLVAVGGMATLILVVASIAQLLIGELLHRIAAEKLLFIVVIFQVLTLGLISVFGFSLYTLGVCLFFNMAQLPINDFIIGKYAQKRWRALFYGVKYTLSLGSSPVAYWLLATSFNPNDHFTSLFYLLFCFSFISMLTVILLISCSSASTPTKLKFI, from the coding sequence ATGAACACAAACTCAAAACAGATCAGATTAATTTCATTGTTAAATGTAGGGCATTTTTTAACGCATTATTTAGTACTGATTTATCCTACATTAGCTTTATTTCTCATTAAACCGTGGCATATGAGTTATTCAGAATTACTCAAACTCGGTTCTTTAAGTGCGCTGATGTACGGTGTTGGTGTCCTGCCGTCAGGCTGGTTATCAGACAAATTTGGACGTGGGAAAATGATGTTGGTGTTTTTCTTCGGATCTGCACTTGCTTGTTTTGCTGCGGGTCTGAGCCAAAATTCTTTTCAGCTTACAATAAGTATTGGTTTTATCGGTTTATTTTCAGCTATTTATCACCCTGTGGGTTTATCTATAATTTATGGCGCATCAAATAAAGCTGGGCGTGTACTGGCTATCAATGGCGTATTCGGAAATTTAGGGATGGCGGTTGCGGCATTTGCGACTAGCTTGATAGCAAGTAATTTAGATTGGCGCTGGGCTTTATATTTGCCGGGGACTTTGTGCTTATTAGCAGGCTTATTTTATATTTCACATACGCGGTGCAATGTCGAGTATCAGAAACAATCCCATGCTTCGCAATTGGATTTACCTTTAACGAAAATGCGATGGATATTTACCTGTATATTGATCACGGCAAGCTGCGGTGGCTTAGTATTTAATAGCTTAACAACTGGACTTCCTAAAATACTCAGGGTAGAGAGTAGTTTTAGTACAGCTTCTTTAGTTGCGGTTGGGGGAATGGCAACGTTGATTTTAGTTGTCGCTTCGATAGCACAGTTACTTATTGGAGAGTTATTACATCGTATAGCAGCAGAAAAATTGCTGTTTATCGTCGTAATTTTTCAGGTTCTTACACTAGGCTTGATCTCTGTTTTTGGCTTTTCGCTTTATACCCTTGGTGTTTGTCTGTTTTTCAATATGGCGCAGTTACCCATTAATGATTTTATTATTGGTAAATACGCACAAAAGCGATGGCGAGCATTGTTTTATGGTGTGAAGTACACTCTTTCACTGGGAAGTTCACCTGTAGCCTATTGGTTATTGGCGACAAGCTTTAATCCTAATGATCACTTTACAAGCTTGTTCTATTTGCTGTTTTGTTTTTCATTCATCTCAATGCTGACGGTAATATTACTCATAAGTTGTTCTAGTGCGAGTACGCCAACAAAATTGAAATTTATCTGA
- a CDS encoding GGDEF domain-containing protein, whose amino-acid sequence MDFGLAADYQSQQMIFSPQVRLEKDNTPDLIEILQSLHASLEPRQVFANYGKAVEQFLPIVGMNLQLPEHHFHYGVNQGQIFKRHFQFQQQAAEVNYRLTSTLTPKQLSLLLQFEELLKQPLENALKHHDISNQALLDSLTNLGNRRYYEKVLATRIACFNRTGDPLSLVILDLDKLKYINDTFGHQFGDVVLAEFAKLLKNTVRDTDHTFRVGGDEFIILVHGNEKAAQILLHRLEQNLEQQPLLKQFELGFSAGSSELTHSLSASDLYAKADKSMYDVKMKKRKQSN is encoded by the coding sequence ATGGATTTTGGGTTAGCAGCAGACTATCAATCTCAGCAAATGATTTTTTCTCCACAAGTTCGTTTGGAGAAAGATAATACGCCTGATTTGATTGAGATTTTGCAATCACTTCATGCCAGCTTAGAACCACGGCAAGTTTTTGCCAACTATGGCAAAGCCGTTGAACAATTCTTACCTATTGTAGGGATGAACCTGCAATTGCCTGAACACCACTTTCATTATGGTGTGAATCAGGGGCAAATATTTAAAAGACATTTTCAGTTCCAGCAACAAGCTGCTGAAGTTAATTACCGACTGACTTCAACATTAACTCCAAAACAATTATCGCTGTTACTTCAATTTGAAGAATTGCTTAAGCAACCTCTAGAAAACGCGTTAAAACACCACGACATTTCGAATCAAGCATTGCTTGATTCACTAACCAACCTTGGTAACCGTCGCTACTATGAGAAAGTACTTGCAACAAGGATTGCTTGCTTTAACCGTACCGGTGATCCATTAAGTTTGGTTATTTTGGATTTAGACAAGCTAAAATATATCAATGACACTTTTGGCCACCAGTTTGGTGACGTTGTATTGGCAGAATTTGCAAAACTCTTAAAAAATACTGTGCGTGATACCGACCACACATTCAGAGTTGGTGGGGACGAGTTTATTATTTTGGTGCACGGTAACGAAAAAGCCGCACAAATACTGTTGCATCGTTTAGAACAAAACCTAGAACAACAGCCATTACTTAAACAGTTCGAATTAGGCTTTAGTGCTGGCTCGAGTGAGTTAACTCACAGTCTTTCTGCGAGTGATTTATACGCTAAGGCTGACAAATCAATGTACGACGTAAAAATGAAAAAAAGGAAGCAAAGCAATTAA
- the zipA gene encoding cell division protein ZipA: MEDLQLVFAILGGVAILAVLVHGIWSIRRQQGNNIKDKRMPRAQKKHSPKVDSEGFDEHGISEVRVVKTSEPKTSSQAIEQEAKQEPILSPEPENKRVEPVIEPQLETASEEQLDLGLEPKQAGLFDEEEAIPTVENVSEAKQVEEEPQELPDPYDVLVLHVVAKEGEELRGAELLPSMLTVNFKYGDMNIFHRHENPAGTGNVLFSIANMVNPGTFDPDNMEQFSTPGIVLFMRLPCHGDALRNFSTMLNSAEQLADDLGAELRDGERLPWNDDKKQDYIRRIKA; the protein is encoded by the coding sequence ATGGAAGACCTGCAATTAGTTTTTGCAATATTGGGTGGAGTTGCGATCTTGGCCGTTTTGGTACATGGAATTTGGTCCATTCGCCGTCAACAAGGAAACAATATCAAAGACAAAAGAATGCCTAGAGCGCAGAAGAAGCATTCACCAAAAGTTGATTCAGAAGGTTTTGATGAACATGGTATCAGTGAGGTTCGGGTGGTCAAAACCTCTGAGCCTAAAACGAGTTCTCAGGCTATCGAACAAGAAGCTAAGCAAGAACCAATATTGTCTCCTGAACCTGAAAACAAACGTGTTGAACCTGTTATTGAACCTCAACTAGAAACCGCATCAGAAGAGCAACTAGATTTAGGGCTTGAACCCAAACAAGCTGGTTTATTTGATGAAGAGGAAGCCATTCCTACTGTCGAAAATGTTTCCGAAGCTAAGCAAGTGGAAGAAGAGCCTCAAGAACTTCCTGATCCTTATGATGTGCTTGTTTTACATGTAGTCGCAAAAGAAGGCGAAGAGTTAAGAGGGGCAGAGTTATTACCTAGCATGCTTACTGTTAACTTTAAATATGGTGACATGAACATTTTCCATCGCCATGAAAATCCAGCAGGTACAGGAAACGTATTATTTTCGATTGCCAATATGGTTAATCCAGGTACATTTGATCCAGATAATATGGAGCAATTTTCTACACCAGGTATAGTGCTGTTCATGCGTTTGCCTTGTCATGGTGATGCTTTACGCAACTTCTCAACCATGCTTAATTCTGCCGAACAGTTGGCTGACGATCTCGGCGCAGAGTTACGAGATGGAGAACGCCTACCTTGGAACGATGACAAAAAACAAGATTATATCCGTCGTATTAAAGCCTGA
- a CDS encoding ArsR/SmtB family transcription factor: MNPEDMQANAEQAAALLKTMSHPARLQVLCLLTEKEVNAGELLSHTTLSQSAFSQHLSVLKQHNLVKARKSAQQVFYSIADDRVHAIVKTLHEIFCEKE, from the coding sequence ATGAATCCAGAAGATATGCAAGCTAATGCTGAACAAGCCGCAGCCCTTCTCAAGACAATGAGCCATCCAGCTCGATTACAAGTATTATGTCTTCTTACCGAAAAAGAAGTGAATGCCGGTGAGCTTTTAAGTCATACGACCTTAAGTCAGTCTGCATTTTCTCAGCATTTATCTGTACTCAAACAACACAATTTAGTAAAAGCGCGCAAATCAGCGCAACAAGTGTTTTATTCAATTGCAGATGATCGTGTTCATGCGATAGTCAAAACTTTGCATGAAATATTCTGCGAAAAAGAGTAG
- a CDS encoding ankyrin repeat domain-containing protein, whose product MATASGDTSGLVEKTVWITAAAESFKAHHGKKISVRLKDDSLLEFDCEKRKGRYVAEEFHQQDSESTAMLERSQISKNFIITQLNKGDNFLKAVASGDINNVKTFIEQGIDINCTNKHGETALHLACRAGNVELVKLLLAQRADVNFCDKYNTTPLMCAVGSKHLGTVQLLLKSENIDVNARNNRKTTAFSLSCSLRHTGIAGALVANNADVNLGPEGDDCASRNFRNLVIIDLFSHQNSPSFQDFVTESNHELLIAYLKYEAQYLSAVLYALVITQQVGFNNAEKVRILVEHKHAQTFPVSEPGQTPLVNMILRGNKNIVMFRALLKCEMAADKVYRDSRSYSFFNYFLRGYDSALDAPLLNEMLTYGSDLQKLFYTSTFWTGSRTRSVDDIKALANCHSVTLIVKFVESCPWLQQPEQMEIIVDVALSRLSTRLIERLVKDFQAAKDELDKPGKAGNTRLHRACTAGNAPMVKKLLAAGADTTITNNTGKTPFQLARKQDVIAVIDRNSIQVTELDGEEQDWMDVKKL is encoded by the coding sequence ATGGCAACTGCTAGTGGAGATACATCTGGTTTAGTAGAAAAAACAGTATGGATTACTGCTGCTGCTGAAAGTTTTAAAGCTCATCATGGAAAGAAAATTTCAGTTCGTCTGAAAGACGATTCATTACTTGAATTTGATTGTGAAAAAAGAAAAGGAAGATATGTAGCGGAAGAGTTTCATCAGCAAGATTCCGAGTCTACAGCTATGTTGGAACGCTCACAAATAAGTAAGAACTTTATCATTACCCAGTTAAATAAAGGGGATAACTTTCTTAAGGCTGTTGCGAGTGGGGACATAAATAATGTTAAAACCTTTATAGAGCAAGGCATTGATATAAATTGCACCAATAAACATGGTGAAACAGCATTACATTTGGCTTGTCGAGCAGGAAATGTTGAGCTAGTAAAACTGTTACTTGCTCAAAGAGCAGATGTTAATTTTTGCGATAAGTACAACACTACACCTTTGATGTGTGCGGTTGGCTCAAAACATCTAGGCACAGTTCAGTTGCTATTAAAATCAGAAAACATAGACGTCAATGCTAGAAATAACCGTAAAACAACCGCTTTTTCATTAAGCTGTAGTTTACGGCATACGGGGATAGCAGGGGCATTAGTCGCCAATAATGCAGATGTAAATTTAGGCCCTGAAGGGGATGATTGTGCAAGCCGTAACTTTAGAAATCTAGTTATAATTGATCTGTTCTCTCATCAAAATAGCCCCAGCTTTCAGGACTTTGTAACTGAATCTAATCATGAGCTATTGATAGCTTACTTAAAATATGAGGCGCAATATCTAAGTGCAGTTTTGTATGCTCTAGTGATCACTCAGCAGGTTGGGTTTAACAATGCAGAGAAAGTTAGGATACTGGTAGAACATAAACATGCCCAAACTTTTCCGGTTTCAGAACCTGGTCAAACTCCATTAGTTAATATGATTCTTCGTGGGAATAAAAACATTGTGATGTTCAGAGCATTGCTTAAATGTGAGATGGCAGCAGATAAAGTGTATAGAGATTCTAGAAGTTATTCGTTTTTTAATTATTTCTTACGTGGCTACGACTCTGCTCTTGATGCCCCCTTGTTAAATGAAATGCTCACTTATGGTTCAGATCTACAAAAGCTTTTTTATACTAGTACGTTTTGGACTGGTTCTCGTACTCGAAGTGTTGATGATATTAAAGCGTTAGCTAACTGTCACTCAGTGACGCTTATTGTGAAATTTGTTGAAAGTTGCCCTTGGTTACAGCAACCAGAGCAGATGGAGATTATTGTAGACGTCGCATTGTCTCGATTAAGCACGAGGTTAATTGAGCGGTTAGTTAAAGACTTTCAGGCTGCTAAAGATGAGTTGGATAAGCCTGGGAAAGCTGGAAACACAAGGCTTCACCGAGCTTGTACAGCTGGCAATGCTCCAATGGTTAAGAAGTTATTAGCTGCAGGCGCTGATACTACAATCACTAACAATACAGGTAAAACGCCGTTTCAACTAGCTAGAAAACAAGATGTGATAGCGGTTATTGATAGAAATAGTATTCAAGTCACAGAATTAGACGGTGAAGAACAGGATTGGATGGATGTTAAAAAACTCTGA
- the ligA gene encoding NAD-dependent DNA ligase LigA: MTDIKQQIEALSASLHQHNINYYVDDAPTIPDAEYDRLLHELKALEQQHPEFILPDSPTQRVGGRPLDKFEQVTHLKPMLSLDNAFNGEDMQSFDKRNSDKVGQIEYCCEPKLDGLAVSILYRNGILERAATRGDGNVGEDITENVKTIRSIPLRLRGEFPELVEIRGEAFMPKAAFDSVNEAAKAKGDKVFVNPRNAAAGSLRQLDSRITASRKLDFYAYALGVVEPESWALAKDHYAQLQQLKSWGLPVSSEVKVCPTLSDVDAYYADILNRRDALDYEIDGVVIKTNSIEQQKQLGFVAKAPRWAIAYKFPAQEEMTLLEGVDFQVGRTGALTPVARLKPVFVGGVTVSNATLHNADEIDRLGVKVGDTVIIRRAGDVIPQVVAVVAEKRPESAQEIVFPPQCPICESDVERVEGEAVARCTGGLFCGAQRKEAIKHFASRKAIDIDGMGDKVVEQLIDKELVQTPADLFGLSASAITMLDRMGMKSATNLVNALEAAKKTTLAKFLYSLGIREVGEATAANLAAHFKTLDAIKAASADTLIEVEDVGVIVAKHIEHFFAQPHNLEVVEALLAAGIHWSEVEEVAEDEQPLKGQTWVLTGTLTQMGRSEAKAKLQLLGAKVAGSVSKKTDCVVAGDAAGSKLAKAQELGIKVLDEEGLLAFLNN, translated from the coding sequence ATGACTGATATTAAACAACAAATCGAAGCACTTTCTGCAAGTTTGCATCAACATAACATCAACTATTACGTTGATGACGCCCCAACGATCCCTGATGCTGAATACGATCGTTTATTGCATGAACTTAAAGCGTTAGAGCAGCAACATCCAGAGTTTATTTTGCCTGATTCTCCTACTCAACGAGTGGGTGGCAGGCCATTGGATAAATTCGAGCAAGTGACTCACCTTAAGCCTATGTTGAGCCTTGATAATGCGTTTAATGGCGAAGACATGCAGAGTTTTGATAAGCGTAATTCTGATAAGGTTGGTCAAATCGAATATTGCTGCGAGCCTAAACTCGATGGTTTAGCCGTAAGCATTTTGTATCGCAACGGTATTTTAGAGCGAGCGGCTACTCGCGGTGACGGTAATGTAGGCGAAGACATAACCGAGAATGTAAAAACCATTCGTTCTATTCCATTAAGGCTGCGCGGTGAATTTCCTGAGCTGGTTGAGATCCGTGGTGAAGCCTTTATGCCTAAAGCCGCTTTTGATTCTGTGAATGAAGCTGCAAAAGCAAAAGGTGACAAAGTCTTCGTTAACCCTCGAAATGCAGCAGCTGGGAGTCTACGTCAGCTAGACAGCCGTATTACCGCCAGTCGTAAACTGGATTTTTATGCTTATGCTTTGGGAGTGGTGGAGCCTGAGTCTTGGGCATTGGCTAAAGATCACTATGCTCAATTACAACAACTTAAATCTTGGGGGCTTCCTGTTTCAAGCGAAGTTAAGGTATGCCCGACATTATCTGACGTTGATGCTTACTACGCTGATATTTTGAATCGTCGAGATGCATTGGATTATGAAATCGATGGCGTGGTGATCAAAACCAATAGCATCGAGCAACAAAAACAACTGGGATTTGTGGCTAAAGCACCGCGTTGGGCGATTGCTTATAAATTCCCTGCACAAGAAGAAATGACTTTGCTTGAAGGTGTGGACTTTCAAGTTGGCAGAACAGGCGCATTAACGCCTGTTGCGCGACTTAAGCCAGTGTTTGTTGGTGGTGTGACTGTTTCTAATGCGACATTGCATAATGCAGACGAAATTGACCGCCTTGGTGTGAAGGTTGGCGACACAGTGATTATTCGTCGTGCCGGTGATGTTATTCCTCAAGTGGTAGCAGTTGTTGCTGAGAAACGTCCTGAATCAGCTCAAGAGATAGTGTTTCCACCACAATGTCCCATTTGTGAGTCTGATGTAGAACGAGTGGAAGGTGAAGCCGTCGCTCGTTGTACTGGCGGTTTGTTCTGTGGCGCTCAACGTAAAGAAGCCATCAAACACTTTGCCTCCCGCAAAGCGATAGATATCGACGGCATGGGCGATAAGGTCGTCGAACAGTTGATCGATAAAGAGTTAGTTCAAACACCAGCCGATTTATTCGGTTTATCTGCCTCTGCTATTACTATGTTGGATCGCATGGGTATGAAGTCAGCCACCAATTTGGTCAATGCACTTGAAGCCGCTAAGAAAACAACCTTAGCTAAGTTCTTATATTCGCTTGGCATTCGTGAAGTAGGTGAAGCCACAGCAGCAAATTTAGCCGCTCACTTTAAAACCCTAGATGCAATAAAAGCAGCCAGTGCTGATACTTTGATTGAGGTTGAAGATGTAGGTGTGATTGTGGCTAAGCACATTGAACACTTTTTCGCACAACCCCATAATCTTGAAGTCGTCGAAGCGCTTTTAGCCGCGGGAATTCATTGGTCTGAGGTTGAAGAGGTTGCTGAAGATGAGCAACCGCTTAAAGGTCAAACATGGGTACTTACCGGTACCTTGACACAAATGGGGCGTAGTGAAGCGAAAGCAAAATTGCAGTTACTAGGTGCTAAAGTAGCAGGCAGCGTTTCTAAAAAAACTGATTGTGTTGTGGCTGGTGATGCGGCAGGTTCCAAACTGGCTAAAGCTCAAGAACTTGGAATTAAAGTACTTGATGAAGAAGGGTTGCTTGCATTTCTGAATAACTAA
- a CDS encoding AraC family transcriptional regulator yields the protein MIKNNDDYSFSLMSLPETLEIKGVTYSPSQKVSWHQHPEAQLLYASSGVIRLLTENCCWIAPPLRAVWIPANARHQLEIVKTAKVKSFKITAPDFLEQLPRQSQVIAISPLVREIILYLHSSHWPENHPHSLKLISVLVEQLQVMVTEPLQYPRSDDPKIQTILNKIEQTPEDTTSLEQWAAQLHTTEKTLSRRFNKEMKMGFRQCRIQIRLLKAVELLAQNKSVIEVSYSLGFSNESNFIKSFKAAFGVTPKQYFK from the coding sequence ATGATAAAAAATAACGATGACTATTCGTTTTCTTTAATGTCCTTACCTGAAACTCTGGAAATCAAGGGCGTAACTTACAGCCCAAGCCAGAAAGTCAGTTGGCATCAACACCCAGAAGCTCAACTCTTATATGCATCTTCTGGTGTAATAAGGCTATTAACTGAAAACTGCTGCTGGATCGCCCCGCCACTACGAGCGGTTTGGATACCAGCAAACGCACGGCATCAACTAGAAATTGTAAAAACGGCAAAAGTGAAAAGCTTTAAAATTACCGCCCCAGATTTCTTAGAACAATTACCTAGACAAAGCCAAGTCATTGCCATTTCACCTTTAGTACGCGAAATTATTCTGTATCTTCATTCGAGTCATTGGCCAGAAAATCACCCTCATAGTTTAAAGTTGATATCTGTCCTTGTGGAGCAACTGCAAGTCATGGTTACAGAACCGCTTCAATACCCTCGTTCTGATGACCCTAAAATTCAAACTATTTTGAATAAAATAGAACAAACACCAGAAGATACAACAAGCCTAGAACAGTGGGCTGCTCAATTGCATACCACAGAGAAAACACTATCAAGGCGATTTAATAAAGAAATGAAAATGGGATTTCGACAATGTCGAATTCAAATAAGATTGCTCAAAGCCGTAGAATTATTGGCTCAAAACAAATCCGTGATAGAGGTAAGTTACTCTCTAGGCTTTAGCAATGAGAGTAACTTTATTAAATCATTTAAAGCGGCGTTTGGAGTAACCCCTAAACAATATTTTAAGTGA
- a CDS encoding proline--tRNA ligase, protein MRVSKYLLSTQKETPANAEVISHQLMLRAGLIRLNASGLYSWLPTGLKVLRKVEAIVRDEMEKAGAQEVLMPMVQPADLWQESGRWVEYGPELLRLQDRHNRDFVLGPTHEEVITDIVRKEVSSYKQLPMNLYQIQTKFRDEVRPRFGVMRGREFLMKDAYSFHLDQETMDDTYQSMHNAYSNILSRMGLEFRPVLADSGSIGGAMSHEFHVLAQSGEDLIAYSVDGEYAANIERAEAPMPTEERGAPTQEMTLVDTPNAKTIAELVEQFDLDIKKTVKTLIVKGAEEDTPYVALLVRGDHELNEIKAEKVPQVASPLEFATEEEIRSVIGAGPGSLGPVNLELPIVIDHSVAVMSDFGAGANIDDKHYFGINWERDLPLAQAADIRDVVEGEQAPDGGKYGFARGIEVGHIFQLGTKYSEAMNATVLNEQGKSQILLMGCYGVGVSRIVAAAIEQNHDDRGIIWPDAIAPFKVGILPMNMHKSHRVKDIAEKLYQDLTELGIDVMFDDRKERPGVMFADMELVGVPHTIVIGDRNIDNGVLEYKNRKTGEKQDVPMDDVLSFLKGL, encoded by the coding sequence ATGCGAGTCAGCAAATACCTGCTTTCAACACAAAAAGAAACACCTGCTAATGCAGAAGTGATAAGCCACCAGCTAATGCTTCGTGCTGGTCTAATTCGTCTAAATGCCTCTGGTTTATACAGCTGGCTACCGACAGGTTTAAAAGTACTTCGTAAAGTCGAAGCCATCGTTCGCGACGAAATGGAAAAAGCAGGTGCGCAAGAAGTGTTAATGCCCATGGTTCAGCCTGCTGATCTTTGGCAAGAGAGCGGTCGTTGGGTTGAATATGGTCCTGAACTATTACGCCTTCAAGACCGCCATAACCGAGACTTCGTATTAGGTCCAACTCATGAAGAAGTGATCACAGACATTGTTCGTAAAGAAGTGAGCTCATACAAGCAGCTTCCAATGAACCTTTATCAAATTCAAACTAAATTCCGTGATGAAGTTCGCCCTCGTTTTGGTGTAATGCGTGGTCGTGAATTCTTAATGAAAGACGCCTACTCTTTCCACCTAGACCAAGAAACCATGGATGATACATATCAATCTATGCACAATGCGTATAGCAATATTCTATCTCGCATGGGACTAGAATTCCGTCCAGTATTGGCTGATTCTGGTTCTATCGGTGGTGCTATGTCGCATGAATTCCATGTACTGGCTCAAAGTGGTGAAGACTTAATTGCATATTCTGTTGATGGTGAATATGCCGCCAACATTGAGCGCGCTGAAGCCCCTATGCCAACTGAAGAGCGCGGTGCACCAACTCAAGAAATGACCTTAGTTGATACACCTAATGCGAAAACCATTGCAGAACTCGTTGAGCAATTCGATTTAGACATTAAAAAAACTGTTAAGACTTTGATTGTTAAAGGCGCAGAAGAAGACACGCCTTATGTTGCTTTACTGGTTCGTGGCGATCACGAGCTTAATGAAATCAAAGCAGAAAAAGTGCCTCAAGTTGCTTCTCCACTTGAATTTGCGACAGAAGAAGAAATTAGGTCCGTTATCGGTGCGGGCCCAGGCTCTCTAGGTCCTGTAAATCTAGAGCTACCTATCGTAATCGACCACAGTGTTGCAGTTATGAGTGACTTTGGCGCTGGTGCTAATATTGATGATAAACATTACTTTGGCATTAACTGGGAACGCGATCTTCCTCTTGCACAAGCCGCTGATATTCGTGATGTGGTTGAAGGTGAACAAGCGCCTGATGGTGGTAAATACGGTTTTGCTCGCGGTATTGAAGTGGGTCATATTTTCCAGCTGGGTACTAAATACTCTGAAGCGATGAACGCAACTGTCCTTAATGAGCAAGGTAAATCACAAATTCTACTTATGGGCTGCTATGGTGTGGGTGTTAGCCGAATTGTGGCGGCTGCGATTGAGCAAAACCACGATGACCGCGGCATTATTTGGCCTGATGCTATTGCACCGTTCAAGGTTGGTATTTTACCAATGAACATGCATAAGTCTCATCGCGTTAAAGACATTGCAGAAAAGCTATACCAAGATCTAACCGAACTTGGCATTGATGTGATGTTTGATGATCGTAAAGAACGTCCAGGTGTGATGTTTGCCGATATGGAACTTGTTGGCGTGCCTCACACTATCGTAATTGGTGATCGCAATATTGATAATGGCGTTTTGGAATACAAAAACCGTAAAACCGGTGAGAAGCAAGACGTACCTATGGATGATGTGCTCAGCTTTTTAAAAGGGCTGTAA